One window of the Magnolia sinica isolate HGM2019 chromosome 19, MsV1, whole genome shotgun sequence genome contains the following:
- the LOC131235283 gene encoding pentatricopeptide repeat-containing protein At2g20540, protein MRITTLIVREIEDQLLPVLQNCTSIKDLKRIHAHIIKYSMSQSNFLATKIIDICGGKGETDYAISIFKQVIQPNIFLYNAVIRAYTHNHLYYQAVTIYKQLLRHQQAENHISADRFTFPFILRASAGLLYLNLGKQIHGHLCKCWPTENNAIDNSLLEMYVKCGNLIDAHQVFDGMREKDSVSWNILISGYARSGRMKPAKDIFNSMPNKTIVSWTVLISGYTQFGEYLNALEAFRQMQLAGMKMDEISIVSILPACAQVGALELGKWIHVYVDKNRLLHRTCICNALIKMYADCGSINEAHQLFDNMCERDVISWSTMIGRLANHGRAQQAIGLFVEMERIQMKPNGVTFLGLLSACAHAGFLDEGLKYFDSMMKDYCINPSVEHYGCVVDLLGRSGHLSQALEFIDKMPIAPDAAVWGSLLSACRTHNNVEMAVTAMEHLLELEPDDPGNYVLLSNIYAAAGKWDGVLRMRKLMRSKRMKKMPGCSLIEVNNNVHEFIAGDDSNQLGDDICRVLELLASQLSRKTSLTIASDEGC, encoded by the coding sequence ATGAGAATTACTACCTTGATTGTCAGAGAAATAGAAGATCAACTTCTACCCGTGTTGCAAAACTGTACCAGCATAAAAGATTTGAAGAGGATCCATGCCCACATTATCAAATACTCGATGTCCCAAAGCAACTTCCTTGCGACAAAGATCATCGATATATGTGGTGGCAAAGGAGAAACAGACTATGCAATTTCAATCTTCAAGCAGGTGATCCAACCGAACATCTTTCTTTACAATGCAGTAATCAGAGCTTACACTCACAACCACCTCTATTACCAAGCTGTGACCATTTACAAGCAATTACTGAGACACCAGCAAGCAGAAAACCACATTTCTGCCGACAGGTTCACCTTCCCCTTCATACTCAGAGCTTCTGCTGGTCTTCTATATCTCAACCTCGGGAAGCAGATACACGGCCATTTATGCAAATGTTGGCCCACTGAGAATAATGCAATTGACAATTCACTGCTAGAGATGTACGTAAAATGTGGTAATCTAATTGATGCACACCAAGTATTCGATGGAATGAGGGAGAAAGATTCAGTCTCATGGAACATCCTTATTTCTGGGTATGCAAGATCTGGACGGATGAAGCCTGCCAAAGACATCTTCAACTCAATGCCAAATAAAACAATAGTTTCTTGGACCGTTTTGATTTCGGGTTATACCCAATTTGGCGAATACCTAAACGCCTTGGAGGCCTTCCGTCAAATGCAGCTCGCAGGCATGAAAATGGATGAGATCAGCATCGTCTCTATTCTGCCTGCTTGTGCGCAGGTAGGAGCTCTCGAATTAGGCAAATGGATCCATGTCTATGTCGATAAGAACAGGCTATTGCACAGGACGTGTATCTGTAACGCTTTGATCAAGATGTATGCAGATTGTGGCAGTATCAATGAAGCCCACCAGTTGTTTGATAACATGTGTGAAAGAGATGTGATCTCATGGAGTACCATGATTGGAAGGTTAGCAAATCACGGGAGAGCTCAACAAGCAATTGGACTGTTTGTGGAGATGGAGAGAATTCAGATGAAGCCGAATGGTGTCACCTTTCTTGGTCTTTTATCTGCCTGCGCTCATGCAGGCTTTCTGGACGAGGGATTGAAGTACTTTGACTCAATGATGAAGGATTACTGTAtaaatccaagtgttgaacactaTGGGTGTGTGGTAGATCTTCTTGGACGTTCAGGTCACCTCTCTCAAGCCCTTGAATTCATTGATAAGATGCCAATTGCACCAGACGCGGCTGTCTGGGGGTCTTTGCTCAGTGCCTGTAGAACTCACAACAACGTCGAAATGGCCGTAACTGCAATGGAGCACCTCCTTGAGCTTGAACCAGATGATCCTGGCAACTATGTACTACTTTCGAATATTTATGCTGCTGCAGGGAAGTGGGATGGAGTTTTGAGGATGCGGAAGCTGATGAGAAGTAAGCGAATGAAGAAAATGCCTGGGTGCAGTTTGATTGAGGTGAACAACAATGTCCATGAGTTTATAGCAGGGGATGATTCAAACCAACTGGGGGATGACATTTGTAGGGTGCTAGAGCTTTTGGCTTCACAGCTTAGCAGGAAAACTTCTCTAACCATAGCCAGTGACGAAGGATGTTAA